In Aptenodytes patagonicus chromosome 8, bAptPat1.pri.cur, whole genome shotgun sequence, a genomic segment contains:
- the LOC143163915 gene encoding protein BTG1-like codes for MRTEISTAAAFVTRLLRAAGGIGEEQLRCFRECLQEALREHYKHHWFPLVPSKGSGYRCIRINHKMDPLIGKAAGMIGLSHERLFQLLPSELTLWVDPFEVSYRIGEDGSICVLYESPQPGGKTTKPLESRTSCKEEWRIDRSSPSKNYNMMTVSS; via the exons ATGAGGACCGAGATCTCCACGGCGGCGGCGTTCGTCACCCGCCTCCTGCGGGCTGCCGGCGGTATCGGCGAGGAGCAGCTGCGGTGCTTCCGGGAGTGCCTGCAGGAGGCGCTGCGCG AGCACTACAAGCACCACTGGTTCCCCCTGGTGCCCTCCAAGGGCTCCGGGTACCGGTGCATTAGGATCAACCATAAGATGGACCCCTTGATAGGAAAGGCAGCGGGGATGATTGGACTGAGCCACGAGAGGCTCTTCCAGCTCTTACCCAGCGAATTAACTCTTTGGGTCGACCCTTTCGAAGTATCCTATCGCATAGGTGAAGATGGGTCTATCTGTGTCCTTTACGAAAGTCCTCAGCCTGGTGGGAAGACGACCAAACCGCTGGAGAGTAGGACCAGCTGTAAGGAGGAGTGGAGAATTGACAGATCCAGCCCTTCCAAGAATTACAACATGATGACAGTTTCTAGTTAA
- the ATRIP gene encoding ATR-interacting protein isoform X1, translating into MAAQPPLGPRKRSGPALCGAGWAGAAPPAAAVGGGALENGFPPHKRPKSSGAAGPEEGPGDPFGDNDDFTADDLEEIDTLASQALSQEAAGGAAPRAGLPKHAWGAFAPSGAERQAAAGLPRGSAPSAGGKPKGSSTEDSLMRDAFQFEVLQTQHEEIKQKLYYILLYWGSSCLYTTFNMGLKEMQDEILTKNGEIKILRDSMQQMEYAMEEQKRSYMLLEQQKSQTLSEKEKEFSKKLLSLQSELQFKDAEMNELRTRLQNCERNKHVTQMVLTPSPKKNFAIQVKSEGCSPQPGKRSFPTKESFGAEMSTRPSCSSGNLIAPTTSIKEDSKITHPEVLPVKHEAMGKNGSYNSVPKRNAQGSILLNALMKQPIVPGSLLGLCHLLSSNSEPLPGAVLQPNGLDTKSTQLPSSRTAQEEIAPLVSLREAQKLAITGLNLIAMDEGLSEGSPAESRREFLHLTRCKIRGAVHLLPLVEHHIGAYCQAVQLADKSLNGSCGNHSAASSRTNTNMVSSKEDFRLSLEETTVISLGILYYLVFYSWDVVHTLLSTEVEKSSAAGDEQVSKMDKNALCDNKEDTRTQGGLPVPPQDAPNNDQAQHSLFKKLLQVLAFSAARGSQTDSILNQSLKVLVKLAENSTMDLLINFQHLLSSQILLRCLCPETPLPAVLLTVRLLSILAQHHMVVAQLCSRSDTCLLLALYMYITSRPDKSASEMLWLQLEQETVRLLTRCMRCSSPAVLLPGTDCQCNLEVVKALIIMLHRQWMKIRRSENSLCAYKEQIIQFLRDAVLLLHSLSQKDKLFHEHCLEVLHQYDQAMPGIRAILKKTQKLSACEELILDELYPPEPEAEDQGMDSS; encoded by the exons ATGGCGGCGCAGCCCCCGCTCGGGCCGCGGAAGCGGAGCGGCCCGGCGCTGTgcggggcgggctgggccggggccgcccctccGGCCGCGGCGGTCGGCGGCGGGGCCCTGGAGAACGGCTTCCCGCCCCACAAGCGCCCCAAGAGCTCGGGGGCGGCTGGGCCCGAGGAGGGGCCGGGAGACCCCTTCGGGGACAACGACGACTTCACGGCGGACGACCTGGAGGAGATCGACACGCTGGCTTCGCAGGCCCTGTCGCAGGAGGCtgccggcggcgccgcgccccgGGCGGGCCTCCCGAAACACGCCTGGGGCGCCTTCGCGCCGAGCGGCGCCGagcggcaggcggcggcggggctgccccggggcagcgccCCCTCTGCGGGGGGGAAGCCGAAAG GAAGCAGTACGGAAGATAGTCTGATGAGAGATGCATTCCAGTTCGAAGTACTGCAAACACAGCACgaagaaattaaacagaag CTCTATTATATCCTTCTTTATTGGGGAAGCTCCTGCCTGTACACCACGTTCAACATGGGG CTGAAAGAAATGCAGGATGAAATTCTTACTAAAAatggagaaattaaaattttgcGTGACTCAATGCAGCAGATGGAGTATGCTATGGAGGAACAGAAAAGATCATACATGCTATTGGAACAGCAAAAATCTCAGACCTTaagtgaaaaagagaaggagTTCTCCAAAAAG TTACTGTCATTACAGTCAGAGTTGCAgttcaaagatgcagaaatgaATGAATTAAGAACGCGACTTCAGAACTGTGAAAGAAATAAACATGTTACTCAAATGGTTTTAACGCCAAG ccCTAAAAAGAATTTTGCAATACAAGTGAAATCAGAAGGATGTTCTCCACAGCCTGGAAAAAGATCTTTTCCTACAAAGGAATCCTTTGGTGCTGAAATGTCCACTAGACCATCGTGTTCTTCAGGAAATTTGATTGCCCCGACTACTTCAATCAAAGAAG ACAGTAAGATAACCCATCCTGAAGTTTTACCTGTGAAGCATGAAGCAATGGGAAAAAACGGTTCCTACAACTCTGTACCTAAACGAAACGCACAAG GTTCTATCTTACTAAATGCACTGATGAAGCAGCCCATTGTCCCTGGGTCATTACTAGGACTCTGCCATCTTCTTAGCAGTAACTCTGAGCCTCTACCTGGAGCTGTATTGCAGCCTAACGGTTTGGATAc GAAGTCCACACAACTacccagcagcaggacagctcaAGAAGAAATTGCTCCTCTTGTATCCCTGCGAGAAGCTCAAAAACTTGCAATAACAGGATTGAACTTGATTGCTATGGATGAAGGATTATCTGAAGGAAGCCCAGCAGAAAGCCGGAGAGAGTTCTTGCACCTCACACGCTGCAAGATCCGAGGTGCCGTGCATCTCTTGCCCTTGGTAGAACACCATATTGGTGCATACTGTCAAGCGGTACAACTGGCGGACAAGTCACTAAATGGTTCTTGTGGAAACCattcagctgcttcttccagAACCAACACAAATATGGTGTCAAGTAAGGAGGACTTCAGGTTGTCTCTTGAAGAAACTACAGTTATATCACTGGGTATTCTTTACTATTTGGTGTTTTATAGCTGGGACGTTGTCCACACGTTGCTATCtactgaagtggaaaaaagtTCTGCTGCTGGAGATGAACAGGTTTCCAAGATGGACAAAAATGCATTGTGTGATAATAAAGAAGACACCAGGACGCAAGGAGGGCTGCCTGTACCTCCACAGGATGCTCCCAATAATGATCAAGCTCAACattctttgtttaaaaagctgCTTCAGGTTTTAGCTTTTTCTGCTGCAAGAGGCTCCCAGACTGATAGTATACTGAACCAAAGCCTAAAAGTTTTGGTGAAACTAGCTGAAAATTCAACAATGGACTTGCTAATAAA ttttcAGCACTTACTGAGTAGCCAGATACTACTCCGTTGTCTGTGTCCGGAGACCCCTTTGCCTGCTGTCCTTTTGACTGTGAGACTGTTGTCTATTCTTGCTCAACACCACATGGTGGTTGCTCAACTTTGTTCTCGTTCAG ACACCTGCCTTCTTCTTGCACTGTATATGTATATTACATCAAGACCAGATAAATCAGCATCTGAAATGCTTTGGCTTCAGCTGGAACAAGAG ACAGTTAGACTCCTGACAAGGTGTATGCGGTGTTCCAGTCCAGCGGTTTTATTACCTGGCACAGACTGCCAATGTAATCTTGAG gtGGTTAAGGCACTAATTATAATGTTACATAGACAGTGGATGAAGATTAGAAGATCTGAGAACAGCTTGTGTGCATATAAGGAACAAATTATTCAGTTTTTACGGGATGCTGTTTTACTCTTACACAGCCTATCTCAGAAAGATAAACTGTTTCATGAACACTGTTTGGAAGTTCTCCATCAATATGACCAAGCCATGCCGGGCATAAGAGCCATTCTCAAAAAGACTCAAAAATTGAGTGCCTGTGAAG agCTGATTTTGGACGAATTGTATCCTCCTGAGCCAGAAGCAGAAGACCAAGGAATGGACTCCAGCTAG
- the ATRIP gene encoding ATR-interacting protein isoform X2, whose product MAAQPPLGPRKRSGPALCGAGWAGAAPPAAAVGGGALENGFPPHKRPKSSGAAGPEEGPGDPFGDNDDFTADDLEEIDTLASQALSQEAAGGAAPRAGLPKHAWGAFAPSGAERQAAAGLPRGSAPSAGGKPKGSSTEDSLMRDAFQFEVLQTQHEEIKQKLKEMQDEILTKNGEIKILRDSMQQMEYAMEEQKRSYMLLEQQKSQTLSEKEKEFSKKLLSLQSELQFKDAEMNELRTRLQNCERNKHVTQMVLTPSPKKNFAIQVKSEGCSPQPGKRSFPTKESFGAEMSTRPSCSSGNLIAPTTSIKEDSKITHPEVLPVKHEAMGKNGSYNSVPKRNAQGSILLNALMKQPIVPGSLLGLCHLLSSNSEPLPGAVLQPNGLDTKSTQLPSSRTAQEEIAPLVSLREAQKLAITGLNLIAMDEGLSEGSPAESRREFLHLTRCKIRGAVHLLPLVEHHIGAYCQAVQLADKSLNGSCGNHSAASSRTNTNMVSSKEDFRLSLEETTVISLGILYYLVFYSWDVVHTLLSTEVEKSSAAGDEQVSKMDKNALCDNKEDTRTQGGLPVPPQDAPNNDQAQHSLFKKLLQVLAFSAARGSQTDSILNQSLKVLVKLAENSTMDLLINFQHLLSSQILLRCLCPETPLPAVLLTVRLLSILAQHHMVVAQLCSRSDTCLLLALYMYITSRPDKSASEMLWLQLEQETVRLLTRCMRCSSPAVLLPGTDCQCNLEVVKALIIMLHRQWMKIRRSENSLCAYKEQIIQFLRDAVLLLHSLSQKDKLFHEHCLEVLHQYDQAMPGIRAILKKTQKLSACEELILDELYPPEPEAEDQGMDSS is encoded by the exons ATGGCGGCGCAGCCCCCGCTCGGGCCGCGGAAGCGGAGCGGCCCGGCGCTGTgcggggcgggctgggccggggccgcccctccGGCCGCGGCGGTCGGCGGCGGGGCCCTGGAGAACGGCTTCCCGCCCCACAAGCGCCCCAAGAGCTCGGGGGCGGCTGGGCCCGAGGAGGGGCCGGGAGACCCCTTCGGGGACAACGACGACTTCACGGCGGACGACCTGGAGGAGATCGACACGCTGGCTTCGCAGGCCCTGTCGCAGGAGGCtgccggcggcgccgcgccccgGGCGGGCCTCCCGAAACACGCCTGGGGCGCCTTCGCGCCGAGCGGCGCCGagcggcaggcggcggcggggctgccccggggcagcgccCCCTCTGCGGGGGGGAAGCCGAAAG GAAGCAGTACGGAAGATAGTCTGATGAGAGATGCATTCCAGTTCGAAGTACTGCAAACACAGCACgaagaaattaaacagaag CTGAAAGAAATGCAGGATGAAATTCTTACTAAAAatggagaaattaaaattttgcGTGACTCAATGCAGCAGATGGAGTATGCTATGGAGGAACAGAAAAGATCATACATGCTATTGGAACAGCAAAAATCTCAGACCTTaagtgaaaaagagaaggagTTCTCCAAAAAG TTACTGTCATTACAGTCAGAGTTGCAgttcaaagatgcagaaatgaATGAATTAAGAACGCGACTTCAGAACTGTGAAAGAAATAAACATGTTACTCAAATGGTTTTAACGCCAAG ccCTAAAAAGAATTTTGCAATACAAGTGAAATCAGAAGGATGTTCTCCACAGCCTGGAAAAAGATCTTTTCCTACAAAGGAATCCTTTGGTGCTGAAATGTCCACTAGACCATCGTGTTCTTCAGGAAATTTGATTGCCCCGACTACTTCAATCAAAGAAG ACAGTAAGATAACCCATCCTGAAGTTTTACCTGTGAAGCATGAAGCAATGGGAAAAAACGGTTCCTACAACTCTGTACCTAAACGAAACGCACAAG GTTCTATCTTACTAAATGCACTGATGAAGCAGCCCATTGTCCCTGGGTCATTACTAGGACTCTGCCATCTTCTTAGCAGTAACTCTGAGCCTCTACCTGGAGCTGTATTGCAGCCTAACGGTTTGGATAc GAAGTCCACACAACTacccagcagcaggacagctcaAGAAGAAATTGCTCCTCTTGTATCCCTGCGAGAAGCTCAAAAACTTGCAATAACAGGATTGAACTTGATTGCTATGGATGAAGGATTATCTGAAGGAAGCCCAGCAGAAAGCCGGAGAGAGTTCTTGCACCTCACACGCTGCAAGATCCGAGGTGCCGTGCATCTCTTGCCCTTGGTAGAACACCATATTGGTGCATACTGTCAAGCGGTACAACTGGCGGACAAGTCACTAAATGGTTCTTGTGGAAACCattcagctgcttcttccagAACCAACACAAATATGGTGTCAAGTAAGGAGGACTTCAGGTTGTCTCTTGAAGAAACTACAGTTATATCACTGGGTATTCTTTACTATTTGGTGTTTTATAGCTGGGACGTTGTCCACACGTTGCTATCtactgaagtggaaaaaagtTCTGCTGCTGGAGATGAACAGGTTTCCAAGATGGACAAAAATGCATTGTGTGATAATAAAGAAGACACCAGGACGCAAGGAGGGCTGCCTGTACCTCCACAGGATGCTCCCAATAATGATCAAGCTCAACattctttgtttaaaaagctgCTTCAGGTTTTAGCTTTTTCTGCTGCAAGAGGCTCCCAGACTGATAGTATACTGAACCAAAGCCTAAAAGTTTTGGTGAAACTAGCTGAAAATTCAACAATGGACTTGCTAATAAA ttttcAGCACTTACTGAGTAGCCAGATACTACTCCGTTGTCTGTGTCCGGAGACCCCTTTGCCTGCTGTCCTTTTGACTGTGAGACTGTTGTCTATTCTTGCTCAACACCACATGGTGGTTGCTCAACTTTGTTCTCGTTCAG ACACCTGCCTTCTTCTTGCACTGTATATGTATATTACATCAAGACCAGATAAATCAGCATCTGAAATGCTTTGGCTTCAGCTGGAACAAGAG ACAGTTAGACTCCTGACAAGGTGTATGCGGTGTTCCAGTCCAGCGGTTTTATTACCTGGCACAGACTGCCAATGTAATCTTGAG gtGGTTAAGGCACTAATTATAATGTTACATAGACAGTGGATGAAGATTAGAAGATCTGAGAACAGCTTGTGTGCATATAAGGAACAAATTATTCAGTTTTTACGGGATGCTGTTTTACTCTTACACAGCCTATCTCAGAAAGATAAACTGTTTCATGAACACTGTTTGGAAGTTCTCCATCAATATGACCAAGCCATGCCGGGCATAAGAGCCATTCTCAAAAAGACTCAAAAATTGAGTGCCTGTGAAG agCTGATTTTGGACGAATTGTATCCTCCTGAGCCAGAAGCAGAAGACCAAGGAATGGACTCCAGCTAG
- the ATRIP gene encoding ATR-interacting protein isoform X3, translating to MRDAFQFEVLQTQHEEIKQKLYYILLYWGSSCLYTTFNMGLKEMQDEILTKNGEIKILRDSMQQMEYAMEEQKRSYMLLEQQKSQTLSEKEKEFSKKLLSLQSELQFKDAEMNELRTRLQNCERNKHVTQMVLTPSPKKNFAIQVKSEGCSPQPGKRSFPTKESFGAEMSTRPSCSSGNLIAPTTSIKEDSKITHPEVLPVKHEAMGKNGSYNSVPKRNAQGSILLNALMKQPIVPGSLLGLCHLLSSNSEPLPGAVLQPNGLDTKSTQLPSSRTAQEEIAPLVSLREAQKLAITGLNLIAMDEGLSEGSPAESRREFLHLTRCKIRGAVHLLPLVEHHIGAYCQAVQLADKSLNGSCGNHSAASSRTNTNMVSSKEDFRLSLEETTVISLGILYYLVFYSWDVVHTLLSTEVEKSSAAGDEQVSKMDKNALCDNKEDTRTQGGLPVPPQDAPNNDQAQHSLFKKLLQVLAFSAARGSQTDSILNQSLKVLVKLAENSTMDLLINFQHLLSSQILLRCLCPETPLPAVLLTVRLLSILAQHHMVVAQLCSRSDTCLLLALYMYITSRPDKSASEMLWLQLEQETVRLLTRCMRCSSPAVLLPGTDCQCNLEVVKALIIMLHRQWMKIRRSENSLCAYKEQIIQFLRDAVLLLHSLSQKDKLFHEHCLEVLHQYDQAMPGIRAILKKTQKLSACEELILDELYPPEPEAEDQGMDSS from the exons ATGAGAGATGCATTCCAGTTCGAAGTACTGCAAACACAGCACgaagaaattaaacagaag CTCTATTATATCCTTCTTTATTGGGGAAGCTCCTGCCTGTACACCACGTTCAACATGGGG CTGAAAGAAATGCAGGATGAAATTCTTACTAAAAatggagaaattaaaattttgcGTGACTCAATGCAGCAGATGGAGTATGCTATGGAGGAACAGAAAAGATCATACATGCTATTGGAACAGCAAAAATCTCAGACCTTaagtgaaaaagagaaggagTTCTCCAAAAAG TTACTGTCATTACAGTCAGAGTTGCAgttcaaagatgcagaaatgaATGAATTAAGAACGCGACTTCAGAACTGTGAAAGAAATAAACATGTTACTCAAATGGTTTTAACGCCAAG ccCTAAAAAGAATTTTGCAATACAAGTGAAATCAGAAGGATGTTCTCCACAGCCTGGAAAAAGATCTTTTCCTACAAAGGAATCCTTTGGTGCTGAAATGTCCACTAGACCATCGTGTTCTTCAGGAAATTTGATTGCCCCGACTACTTCAATCAAAGAAG ACAGTAAGATAACCCATCCTGAAGTTTTACCTGTGAAGCATGAAGCAATGGGAAAAAACGGTTCCTACAACTCTGTACCTAAACGAAACGCACAAG GTTCTATCTTACTAAATGCACTGATGAAGCAGCCCATTGTCCCTGGGTCATTACTAGGACTCTGCCATCTTCTTAGCAGTAACTCTGAGCCTCTACCTGGAGCTGTATTGCAGCCTAACGGTTTGGATAc GAAGTCCACACAACTacccagcagcaggacagctcaAGAAGAAATTGCTCCTCTTGTATCCCTGCGAGAAGCTCAAAAACTTGCAATAACAGGATTGAACTTGATTGCTATGGATGAAGGATTATCTGAAGGAAGCCCAGCAGAAAGCCGGAGAGAGTTCTTGCACCTCACACGCTGCAAGATCCGAGGTGCCGTGCATCTCTTGCCCTTGGTAGAACACCATATTGGTGCATACTGTCAAGCGGTACAACTGGCGGACAAGTCACTAAATGGTTCTTGTGGAAACCattcagctgcttcttccagAACCAACACAAATATGGTGTCAAGTAAGGAGGACTTCAGGTTGTCTCTTGAAGAAACTACAGTTATATCACTGGGTATTCTTTACTATTTGGTGTTTTATAGCTGGGACGTTGTCCACACGTTGCTATCtactgaagtggaaaaaagtTCTGCTGCTGGAGATGAACAGGTTTCCAAGATGGACAAAAATGCATTGTGTGATAATAAAGAAGACACCAGGACGCAAGGAGGGCTGCCTGTACCTCCACAGGATGCTCCCAATAATGATCAAGCTCAACattctttgtttaaaaagctgCTTCAGGTTTTAGCTTTTTCTGCTGCAAGAGGCTCCCAGACTGATAGTATACTGAACCAAAGCCTAAAAGTTTTGGTGAAACTAGCTGAAAATTCAACAATGGACTTGCTAATAAA ttttcAGCACTTACTGAGTAGCCAGATACTACTCCGTTGTCTGTGTCCGGAGACCCCTTTGCCTGCTGTCCTTTTGACTGTGAGACTGTTGTCTATTCTTGCTCAACACCACATGGTGGTTGCTCAACTTTGTTCTCGTTCAG ACACCTGCCTTCTTCTTGCACTGTATATGTATATTACATCAAGACCAGATAAATCAGCATCTGAAATGCTTTGGCTTCAGCTGGAACAAGAG ACAGTTAGACTCCTGACAAGGTGTATGCGGTGTTCCAGTCCAGCGGTTTTATTACCTGGCACAGACTGCCAATGTAATCTTGAG gtGGTTAAGGCACTAATTATAATGTTACATAGACAGTGGATGAAGATTAGAAGATCTGAGAACAGCTTGTGTGCATATAAGGAACAAATTATTCAGTTTTTACGGGATGCTGTTTTACTCTTACACAGCCTATCTCAGAAAGATAAACTGTTTCATGAACACTGTTTGGAAGTTCTCCATCAATATGACCAAGCCATGCCGGGCATAAGAGCCATTCTCAAAAAGACTCAAAAATTGAGTGCCTGTGAAG agCTGATTTTGGACGAATTGTATCCTCCTGAGCCAGAAGCAGAAGACCAAGGAATGGACTCCAGCTAG
- the SHISA5 gene encoding protein shisa-5 isoform X2 has translation MGFGTLVAIGITVFAVIVVTIILCLTCSCCCLYKACRRPRPVVTTTASTTVVHAPYPQQQGVPPNYPVAPYQGYQPVAIQPQPGMPVAPYPAQYPPPYPMQPSGPPAYHETVAAGAGAPYPISQPPYNPAYVDPQKPTY, from the exons TTTTGGAACGCTTGTTGCGATTGGAATTACTGTTTTTGCAGTGATTGTAGTTACTATTATTCTGTGCCTCACCTGTTCGTGTTGCTGTTTGTATAAAGCCTGTCGAAGACCACGGC CTGTTGTGACCACCACTGCTTCCACTACAGTGGTTCACGCTCCCTATCCCCAGCAACAGGGAGTGCCACCCAACTACCCAGTAGCCCCATATCAAGGATATCAGCCTGTGGCTATCCAGCCACAACCGGGAATGCCGGTAGCACCGTACCCTGCACAGTATCCTCCCCCTTACCCCATGCAGCCGTCAGGACCCCCAGCTTATCACGAAACGGTGGCAG ctggTGCTGGAGCACCTTACCCAATCAGCCAGCCCCCTTACAACCCTGCTTATGTGGATCCTCAGAAGCCCACCTATTGA